The sequence AGCATCCCGCAGGTTGGCCGGCGGCGGCGTCAGACCAACGCCTGCCGGGCCATCGCCGGCGCCTGCGTCACCGTGACAAACCGAACAGTGCTGGGCATACAACGGCGCACCACGCGCTGGGTCCGGGGTAATCGCCGGGGCCTGACTGACTTCATAGGCCACTGCCAACTTGGCACCTAGTTGCCGGGCCTGGTGAGCCACAGCTGCACCGTCCTCGTGGGCCTTGACGGCAACCAGCAGCTCATCGACACCTGTGACCAATTCCGCGCGCTCGGGTTTCTCTGGAAGCTCGGCCACCAGCCCCTGCAGAACACCGAGAAACTCGACCTGCTCACGGTATTCAGAATCATCAATGACCTTGCCCGCTTCCACCGTCGGCGGGTAGTCGGCGCCGATGTAATCCAGCAAATGCAGCGCCTGAGGTGCGCCTTCTGCGGTGGCTGCCAGCAGGTTGACGCTGCACGACATCAACGTCGGCAACAGCAGCCAAGCGAGGAAACGGGAGGGGCCAGTCATGAATGAATCTCAAATGGAAATACGAAGTAACACATTGTCAAACGTTAAGGAGTTTGACTCAAGGCGTGATCGCCAAAAGTACAGGCAACACAAACAAATGTGGGAGCGGGCTTGCTCGCGAAAGCGGAGTGTCAGTCAACAGATTCATCGACTGATCCACCACTTTCGCGAGCAAGCCCGCTCCCACATTTTGATCCGGTTTCTTCAGTTAGGCCAAAATCAGGCCGTTGCGCGGTGCAAACTGGCCAGGAAGCCTGCCGCGCCTACGAACAACCCGGCAAACGTGCGATTCATGCGCTTCTGCTGCTTGGGTGTGCGCAACAGCCGCAACACTTTCGACGCCAGGCCTGTGTAGCCGGCCATGACGATCATGTCCACACAGATCATCGTCGCGCCAAGGATCACGTACTGGATCAATAGCGGCGCCTGGGGATTCACAAACTGTGGCAGCACCGCCAGCATGAACACCAATGCCTTGGGGTTGCTGGCATTGACGAGGAAGCCGCGAAAGACCATCGCCAAAGGTTTGCCGATAGGCCGGACCGCCGCGTTATCGGTCAGATCAGCGGGCAGTGCACGCCATTGCTTGATGGCCAGGTAAACCAGGTACGCCACACCGAACCATTTGATCGCATAGAAGGCTGTGGAAGATGCCGCGAGAATCGCGCCCAGGCCACCCGCAACCACAACAATTTGCAGCGCCAGGCCCAATTGCAGACCCAGAGCATTCCAGTAACCGCGCAGGAAACCGTATTGCAAACCACTGGACATCGAGGCGATGGCGCCAGCGCCAGGAGAGAGACTGATGATCCAACTGGCCAGGAAAAAGGCCAGCCATGTATCGAGTGCCATTGCACACCTCGCAGAAGAATTCGCTGTTGTGCCTTAAGCTAACTCCGCCGAGCGAGGCATGGCTATAGATTTTTACAGGATGTGACGGCTACTTCTCGCCCGATCCGACAGGCAACACATCACTGCCCCGCCAACGTCGCACCGAGCGCTGGAAGAACAAGCTGTTGGGCACTTGCACCATCACGCTGCCAGTCCCCGCCTCTTCCACTTCAATCAACGTGGTGTACAGCAGGTTGATCGCCACTACACGACCTTTGACGCCAGGCTTGTCGACGGTGTCCACCAACTCGACCACATCACCCAGACGAAACGGCCCGACCGTGAAGATCAGAATCGCGCAGAGCAGGTTCGACAGCACCGACCACATGGCAAAGAACGCCACCGCCGCCACCGCGACAAACCCCGACAGCGCCGTCCACAACACCGTGGCGGAAACGCCCAGGCGCTCCAGCACAACGATCAGCGCACTGCCCATGATCAGCCAGCGCAGGCCACCACGCAGCGGCATCAGCAACTGCGGCGGAAACGGGTAACGTTCCCCCAGGCGCTTCAGGCATTTGGCAACGAAACGCTGGGCGAAGTAACCAGCCAGCAGGATCAGCAGGATTTGTACGCCGACCCATAGGGGCTCGATCCATTGGGCCGGCAGCGGCAGTTGCAGCGCTTCCATCAGGACAACGCCTCCAGCTCCGCTTGCAAGGACTCCAGCAACTCCAGGGCTTCCATCCAGGTTTCCT is a genomic window of Pseudomonas sp. ADAK18 containing:
- a CDS encoding LysE family transporter; translated protein: MALDTWLAFFLASWIISLSPGAGAIASMSSGLQYGFLRGYWNALGLQLGLALQIVVVAGGLGAILAASSTAFYAIKWFGVAYLVYLAIKQWRALPADLTDNAAVRPIGKPLAMVFRGFLVNASNPKALVFMLAVLPQFVNPQAPLLIQYVILGATMICVDMIVMAGYTGLASKVLRLLRTPKQQKRMNRTFAGLFVGAAGFLASLHRATA
- a CDS encoding mechanosensitive ion channel family protein: MEALQLPLPAQWIEPLWVGVQILLILLAGYFAQRFVAKCLKRLGERYPFPPQLLMPLRGGLRWLIMGSALIVVLERLGVSATVLWTALSGFVAVAAVAFFAMWSVLSNLLCAILIFTVGPFRLGDVVELVDTVDKPGVKGRVVAINLLYTTLIEVEEAGTGSVMVQVPNSLFFQRSVRRWRGSDVLPVGSGEK